One segment of Pristis pectinata isolate sPriPec2 chromosome 3, sPriPec2.1.pri, whole genome shotgun sequence DNA contains the following:
- the bpnt1 gene encoding LOW QUALITY PROTEIN: 3'(2'),5'-bisphosphate nucleotidase 1 (The sequence of the model RefSeq protein was modified relative to this genomic sequence to represent the inferred CDS: inserted 1 base in 1 codon; deleted 1 base in 1 codon), with protein sequence MSANPALLMRLLASSFAVAEKAQTIIHQVLSKGNLSIVGKGCANDLQTKADRLVQQSICSSLARKFPXLTIIAEEDLPPQEIDEDLIESGQSEEVLKYSCPAQYSHFEEEEIVVWVDPLDGTKEFTEGFLDHVTVLIGIACGGKAIAGVINQPYYNYQAGGNAAVGRTIWGVLNLGVFGIKVKEVPEGKHIITTSRSHSNKLVNDCISAMNVDEVIRVGGAGNKVLQLIEGKASAYIFASQGCQKWDTCAPEAILHAVSGKLTDIHGNSFQYHKDVKHANSAGVLATLTNFDYYASRVPDTVKKALIP encoded by the exons ATGTCTGCCAACCCGGCGCTTCTCATGAGGCTGCTGGCTTCGTCCTTCGCAGTTGCTGAGAAAGCGCAGACTATCATTCACCAAGTGCTGAGCAAAGGGAATCTGAGCATCGTTGGAAAAG gttgtg CCAATGACTTACAAACAAAAGCCGATCGATTGGTACAGCAAAGCATCTGTTCATCACTGGCACGTAAATTCC AACTGACTATAATTGCAGAGGAG gaTTTGCCTCCCCAAGAAATTGATGAAGATTTAATTGAAAGTGGTCAATCTGAAGAAGTGTTGAAGTACTCCTGTCCAGCACAGTACAGCCATTTCGAGGAGGAAGAG ATAGTGGTTTGGGTCGATCCTCTTGATGGTACAAAGGAATTCACAGAAG GTTTCTTGGATCATGTGACTGTGCTTATTGGAATTGCTTGTGGAGGTAAAGCAATAGCTGGCGTGATCAATCAGCCATATTACAACTATCAG gcTGGAGGTAATGCTGCAGTTGGTCGG ACAATTTGGGGTGTTTTGAACCTTGGAGTCTTTGGAATTAAGGTGAAAGAAGTACCAGAAGGGAAACATATTATCACTACATCCCGTTCCCACAGCAACAAGCTAGTAAATGACTGCATCAGTGCAATGAATGTTGATGAAGTAATAAGAGTTGGAGGAGCAGGCAACAAG GTCTTACAACTTATAGAAGGGAAGGCTTCAGCTTATATATTTGCTAGTCAGGGCTGTCAGAAATGGGACACTTGTGCCCCTGAAGCTATCCTTCATGCTGTTTCAGGTA AATTGACGGACATTCATGGGAATTCTTTCCAGTATCATAAAGACGTGAAGCATGCAAACTCAGCTGGAGTCCTTGCAACTTTGACGAATTTTGACTATTATGCAAGCCGTGTTCCCGATACTGTTAAAAAGGCCCTAATCCcataa